A window of the Lactuca sativa cultivar Salinas chromosome 5, Lsat_Salinas_v11, whole genome shotgun sequence genome harbors these coding sequences:
- the LOC111892530 gene encoding stress-response A/B barrel domain-containing protein UP3: protein MSSTMLCAPARTRFLPSFALTTPQPLFRRLNSLVLRRNYQTPIKMSAQHQIVEHVVLFKVKPDVDSSKVAAMLSGLNGLTSLDLTVHLSAGQLLRSRSSSLTFTHMLHSRYRSKEDLREYAAHPEHVRVVTENIKPIIDDIMAVDWISNDASVSPKPGSAMRVSFLKLKENLGENEKARVLEVIGGIKDQFQSIEQLSLGENFSHDRAKGYTIASIAVLPGAADLEALDSNAELVKSQKEKVRDSIESVLVVDYVIPPPQVANL from the coding sequence ATGTCCTCAACAATGCTGTGTGCTCCAGCACGCACCCGATTCCTGCCATCATTCGCACTTACAACTCCACAACCCCTCTTCCGCCGGCTCAACTCTCTCGTCCTCCGCCGCAACTACCAAACACCGATCAAAATGTCGGCACAACACCAGATCGTCGAACACGTGGTCCTCTTCAAAGTGAAACCCGATGTCGATTCTAGCAAAGTCGCGGCTATGCTCAGTGGACTCAACGGCTTAACATCACTCGACCTCACCGTCCACCTCTCCGCCGGACAACTCCTCCGGTCTCGGTCTTCTTCGCTTACCTTCACTCACATGCTTCACAGCCGTTACAGGTCAAAGGAGGATCTCCGGGAGTACGCCGCTCATCCTGAGCACGTTCGCGTGGTCACGGAGAATATAAAACCGATCATTGACGACATCATGGCCGTTGATTGGATATCTAATGACGCAAGTGTCTCGCCGAAGCCAGGGTCGGCGATGAGAGTTTCATTTTTGAAGTTAAAGGAGAATTTAGGGGAAAATGAGAAAGCTAGGGTTTTGGAAGTGATTGGAGGAATTAAAGACCAGTTTCAATCGATCGAACAGCTAAGTTTGGGTGAGAATTTCTCTCATGACAGGGCGAAAGGATATACAATCGCTTCAATCGCTGTTTTGCCTGGGGCTGCTGATTTGGAGGCGTTGGATTCAAATGCTGAGCTTGTGAAGTCGCAGAAAGAGAAAGTCAGGGATTCAATAGAGAGCGTTCTGGTTGTTGATTACGTGATTCCTCCTCCGCAGGTGGCTAACCTCTAA
- the LOC111892486 gene encoding stress-response A/B barrel domain-containing protein UP3 has product LKTDHISISEQPQIVEHVVLFKVKLDADSSKLAAMVSRLNGLTSLNLTLHLSFAQLLHSRSSSLTFTHMLHSRYRSKEDLREYAVHPEHVHVVNENKLIIDDVMPIDWMSNGASVSPKPGSAMRVTFLKLKENLGENEKARVLEVIGGIKDQFQAIEQLSLGKNFSHERAKGFTIASIAVLPRQADLEALDSNSEIVNSQKEKVGDSIESVVVVDYLIPHPQVANL; this is encoded by the coding sequence CTAAAAACTGATCACATCAGCATCTCGGAACAACCGCAGATCGTTGAACACGTGGTCCTCTTCAAAGTAAAACTAGATGCCGACTCTAGCAAACTTGCAGCTATGGTGAGTAGACTCAACGGCTTAACATCACTCAACCTCACCCTCCACCTCTCCTTTGCACAACTCCTTCACTCTCGGTCATCGTCACTTACCTTCACTCACATGCTTCACAGTCGATACAGATCAAAGGAGGATCTCCGGGAGTATGCGGTGCATCCTGAACACGTTCACGTTGTCAATGAGAATAAACTGATCATTGATGACGTCATGCCCATTGATTGGATGTCTAATGGTGCTAGTGTCTCACCGAAGCCAGGGTCGGCGATGAGAGTTACATTTCTAAAATTGAAGGAGAATTTAGGGGAAAACGAGAAAGCTAGGGTTTTGGAAGTGATTGGAGGAATTAAAGATCAGTTTCAAGCGATTGAACAGTTAAGTTTGGGTAAGAATTTCTCTCATGAAAGGGCGAAAGGGTTTACGATCGCTTCAATCGCTGTTTTGCCTAGGCAGGCTGATTTGGAAGCTTTGGATTCAAATTCGGAGATTGTGAACTCGCAGAAGGAGAAAGTCGGTGATTCCATAGAGAGCGTGGTGGTTGTTGATTATCTGATTCCACATCCGCAGGTGGCTAACCTCTAA